In the genome of Lathyrus oleraceus cultivar Zhongwan6 chromosome 4, CAAS_Psat_ZW6_1.0, whole genome shotgun sequence, the window GAATTGTTTACAATCAGTTAGGGTGAAACGGTAAAACGAAATCCCATCTGAACAGTATTGGAGATTGATGTTCGATGAACTGActgatttagacgaagaaaggttgGCTGCAATAAACGTGTTGATACGACAAAAGGCGTGTTTGGCCAAAGTATACAATAAAAGGATTAAGATGAAAACCTTTACAATAAATGATTATGTTTGGAAGGTAACTTTACCTATGGATCAAAGAGATCAAACTTTAGGAAAATGGTCACCAAAGTGGGAAGGACCATTTCAAATAATCCAAATGTTTACTAACAATGCCTACGAAATTCAGGAGTTGGGTTTCGATCGAAGAATCTTAAGggtaaatgggaaatatttgaaaaagTATAAACTTGTGTTACAAGAGATTCAAATTCAAACATAGTGAAAATAATCATTAATTGTTTAAAGCCAAGATGGCAAACAAAATAGTCATCCAGCGCTACAATTGCTTCGACAAAAGAAATACATCAAGCAGGAAACCTAGACTTAAAGTCTTCGAAAAGGGTCTTCTCATGACCAATTCTGCTGTCAAGGAGGCTTTTCTTCTCCCGCAGCTGGTTAATCCTTGCTTTGATTTCAAGGGCCTTTTCTCCATGTGAAATCCCTTTAAGAACCTCCTGGTCGACGACATCTTGAGTAGGAAGAGGTTCAACTGTATCCAAAGAGGATTTTTGCGCTTCGACCTTAACAATCTTCTTAGTAAGTTCAGATATTTGAGATTGATAATATGAGATTTAATGATCAAAGACTTTGTTTGTTGAAGCGTTCCTGTTTCTTGGCCTCGAAGTCATTGAGTTTTTTATCACAAACTTCACTAAAATCCCACTCTAGTCTTATCTCGTTGATCTTTGTTTTAATTTGAAAATTAGAATTTCGACGAAGAGCGAGATCCTTGACCAGTTGGGTGAAAAAAGCTTCGAACTCAATCAAGTATCTGGAAACCGGAGCAGGAAGCTCGTGTAGGGCAAGTTTGTTGAGAAATTTCAGGATGTCGCACGCCAAGGCTTCTTCTTCCTCGACGATAATTATAATCTCGCGCTCAAACAAATAATCTTTTAAAGGTTGAAGTTTGAGAGTGATAGTGGCATCCATTCTTGGAGCAGGTAAGTCAGTCGAAGAAGAAGGTTGAACATCATTCGATGTTTGACGATGTTGTTGCAGCTTCCTTAAGGCCTATGTCGGATTTTGTGGCTTCATGGCCAAACCTTCTTCCGGAGTAAGAGTGCTGAAAGAAGTGCATTCGCCAACAGCTGTCGAAGGGGCATGAGTTTGCTGAGTATTAAGATTTTGTTGTGCCTCAGGCGACATGCTCCATAACTCATCATGTCTCTGAGGACTCAAGAGAGTCTCAGTTGGTTGACTTTCGACCCTCATATTGATTGTGGGCTCAGCAGGAGTTGAATCAGCCACATGTCCCTATAACAAAGAAGTCAAGATCCATATCGTAGAATAATTCACGAAATGGAAAAACAAGGGGAGCCAAATACCTGGGGAGCCACGTGTTGTGGGGAAGCTGGAGTATTTCTTGTTTGACCCTGGGACGCAAAAACCTCAGTAAGATCATCAGGAACTGAGGTCTTTGCGGTCGAAAAAGCGATTCTTGAAGGAGTTTTTTTAGCCGAAACTTTCTTTTTTTAGGCCGGAGTGGGTGGAGTAGTTGGTGGCGCCTTTGATGTAGGAAAAATGTGTGAATGTGCGCTGCCATCAGAGTCTTAAATTTCGAACAAAGGCACCTCTTTAGGAACCTAAGTCACAAGATAGGTGAGAGGGTGACTGAATTTTAAAACCTCATGAAACGCTAAGACACGAAGTACCTTTGGTTTTGGGGTCGATTGAGCCTTTTGTCTTTTTGAAGGTTTGCTAGGGGATGGAGTAGTAGATGGAACCCTCTTTCGACCCTAGAAGATAGAAACAGAGAAAAATAAGTTGTTATTTTTTGCTTCTCAAAGAAGGAAAAAGTGAAAGAATAGTGGTTACCTTCTTTGTTTGGGCCTCATCAGCATTGGTAATTTGGATTATTGCATCGAGAGCGTCAGTAGTCGGTGGTAGAGTAGGAATTTCTCCTGCGAGAGTGGAGAAAGCGTCGATCATATGTTGAAGAAAAAGTGCACTAGGAAAACATTGACGTTGGTAGTCGGACCACCACTCGTCGAAGTCTTTGGTTGTCAAAAAGGATTGCTGGAATTTGAAAACTAGTAATTCGAGGCGCTGAGTAAACTTGTGAAATCTTAGACAAGCTTTATGGCCTTTAGCGTTCAGTGGTCGACCAACCCATACGATGTCAGTCGAATGTGACACCAAAGATTTCGGTAATATCTGGCTAAGGCCAAATTGGCGAGCCACCAAGTTAGGTTGGTAGCTCATAAAACCATATCCGTTCGACCCTGCCTCTATCCTGAAGGACATCGGTGTATGAGTCAAAAACGCCCTCCACGCAACACTAGAATGTGTTGCAACTTGAGGAGAATCAGTTGGGAAAGGATTTTTAAACCATTTTGGGCCAAAGCTTCGATCTACAAATTGGTCCATACCTGAAACAAAGGAATTGGCCTCGATAAACATATTAAGATAGTTCACAAAAAGGTGTTTCTTGGGAGCTCCCTGACATGTCATTAAGGTGAGTCTTGCGTCTTCGACTGGTCGATCCTCGTTCAAACACATTATGCGCTCTGACACGGGATAACCCAACTGGTATTCTATGGTGGCGGTTAACCAGTGTTGCAACAGCTACATAGGGCCTGACAAATTCAGGGCCTTTGGAGTAGAATGGAGATATTTCAATTTTAGGGTTGCAAGCCCCAAAGAGTGGTACAAGGAAGCTAGCAAAATCTTACCTAAAGAAACTTGTCTACCTTCGTGGATTTGGATCGCCAGGCATATGTAACTCTTGGCTATTTGTAAAGAGTTAGGACAGAAGACATAGTATGAAAGGCAAAGGGTTAGAAAAGCAATACGTTCTTCATCAAATACTTCGACAGAATCTTAACATGGTGGTCTTCGATATAATTTTGAAGGCTGGCGCGACTGAACAAAAAGGTGGCTTCTACCGGAAGTGTATGGCCGAAAGTTTTGCCCAGAGGTGATAAACCTGTAATAACCGCCACATCGAAATGAGTTGGCGTCATCATACCACAGGGAAGCTGGAAGGTATTGGTCGAACCCTCCCAAATAATACATCGAAGCCAACATCATGCATGGATTGATTTGATGGGCGTGCCTCGAGATATGGATATCATCAAAGATACCATCACTTCTCCATTGGTCTTGGCGTTTGCGTTGAACTTTGTTAAGCCAAGCCACGTACTCCTTATTTCCAGGAGTAGGCATTAATCTGAAAACTCTAGCCTTTGGGTCCATGAACTTTACATCGATGGTACCGTCCTTTTCAAAAGCTGGAGGGAGAGCAGGACTAAAACCAGGAAATTAGGATTGAACATtttttggttgagttttggtgTCTGGAAACGGCCCATGGAAGGCAATGAGTTTGTCAGCAACGACAAATGGAATGAGCATTTGGCGTTGCCAGATTTTGACCACGGCCTCATTAATGGAGGTAGGTTGAGGAATAAGTTTCATGATTTCAGCTTCAGTAAGTTGAAATGCAATAGAATTGTTGTCAATGTAGAAGGTTTCTATGTCCTTGGTGTGAGTAGAGGAAGCCATTGCAGtgaaaaaaggaaaaaaatagGAGAGTAATATCTCTTTGAAGGATTTCAGAGAAAATGCACAGATGAAGAAGCAAAAAGAAAAATGTTGAACACGAAAAAGTGGTATTTATAGGCTGACAGAATGACAACCATGGGTCGATTGATTGACGACAGTTGTACGACTAAATGGTAGTGGGAAAGTCAGTAGCGTTAGTTGAAAGCCCACGACCTAGGAAGTAGCTTCTAATGATGGCACTTTTATGGGAAATCGTGGCGCAGAAAAAATCATCATTGTTCAGAGCATCATTAACGATTAGACATCCAGCCGAAATTTGGAAAGTCAAAAAGCCAAGTTTCTCGGTCGAAACGTCTCTCGGTCGAAACTGGCCTCTTaggggggcaatttgttagctgaCATATTTCGACCACGACGAAGGGAGAAATTAGGACACGTGGCACATCATGAATGGGTCACAACCTCCTAGCAATTATTTTTTATTGCTATTTAAGTAAATGTGATTTTCATTTCTAGAGGTGACATTTGTAACATTGCAATAGGAAAACAGTTGAAGTATCAGGCGTCTAAGAGAAAAGAGTTAACTTCCTGCAAAGTGGACACCTGCTTCCACATTTATTTTCAAACCATTTAACTTATCAAGTTATTTCATTTGTTTTGTCCATTTACGTCTTTATCTTGCTTTTACCTTTCTACTTTTAGTGTATTTTTTATTGCAAACATTTTACTTATTGTTCCAAACACTTTACCAACAAACACATCATATACCCAACACATATTAGTCTAGGACTTTGTCGTCGGTCCTACAAATAAACCTCGATAGAAAGACCAAAAATTATTATAAACAATTTGTCGCCTAACCGGCCATAGTCGCAGAAACTCTTCAAACGTTACAGACACTTCGAAGTAATTATGTTTCTAGGTTCATCTTATAATCAAATTATTAGTTATTCTAATGTAATTTCTATGCTGCAAGAAGTccaaaatatatttaaaattaaaaatgtCTAGTTATTATATTCTTCTCCGACTCAAAACCATAATAAAGAGACAATTACATAAAATGTGTAATGAGTGATACTATTTTCTAACCCTCTACTATATTTTTTTAACTTTACTAAATTACTTACGTATTCTGCCAATATATAAGGAAGATACATCGGTTttcaaaaattttaaaaatattgtATTTATTATCAAAATGGTGCAGTATgtttcttttccttttttgtcCACATTCGTCCCATTCAAGTTCCTAGAATTCACAGGGTTCGTGTCCCTATAATTCACGGACTAAAAATATCTTACCGTTCAAAGAGAACAATATTAAGTCTACATAGTATTATAAATAGAAGAGCTATAGACATAGATTTCTTCATCACAGCATCAAAGTTAGTACAAGTCGTATAGAAAATACACATTCAACTATGGCTACTCTTATTGCTCCTAGCAACCACTCTCCCCAAGAAGATGCTGAATCTCTAAGAAAGGCTTTTGAAGGTCTGATCAATGTTCATCCTTTTTTTGtaaatttattttatgatgaaaATATGTAACAAAATTGATGAATCTTAAACATATGATGTTGTATTTTAATTAATGATCAAATTTGTGTAGGTTGGGGTACTGATGAAAGAACAGTGATAACAATTCTGGGTCATAGAAATTCTCACCAGATTCAACAAATTAGAAAAGCTTACGAAGAGATTTACCAAGAGGATCTTATCAAACGTTTGGAATCTGAACTCAAAGGAGACTTTGAGGTAACTTTATTTATCCAAGTAGTTTTGTGAACTATTTTTTTTGAATGtgttgatgaattttgaaatgtgGTAATTTTATCAAACAGAAAGCTGTGTACCGTTGGATCTTAGAACCGGCTGATCGTGATGCTGTTTTGGCCAATGTTGCTCTCAAGAGCGGTAAGAACTAcaatgttgttgttgagattgCTTCGATTCTCTCACCCGAAGAGCTTTTTAACGTGAGACGCGCTTATATCAAACGCTATAAGCACTCGTTGGAAGAGGACTTGGCTACTCATACCTCTGGTCATCTTCGTCAGGCAAGTACTTTTTTCACCGATCTAGATTTCAGGATTTAGGGATTGTGAGGTTTTTGATTGTATTCATGAGATTTTTGGTTGATTTTTTGAGCAGCTTTTGGTAGGGTTGGTGACTGCTTTTAGGTATGTTggtgatgatgtgaatgcaagATTAGCACAGAGTGAAGCTGATATTCTTCATGAGGCTGTGAAAGAAAAGAAAGGAAGCCAGGAAGAAGCTGTTAGGATCTTGACTACTAGGAGTAAGGCTCAGTTGATTGCAACTTTCAACCGTTACAGAGAGACTCATGGTACTTCAATTACTAAGGTATAGCAAAAAAATCTTAAAACACAAACTCAGCAATGAAATTGAGAATGTAAAATTCTGATGCAATTCATTGTGTGAATTTTATCTTTTACAGAAGCTGTTGGAGGAAGGATCTGATGATTTTCAGAAGGCTTTGTATACCACCATTCGTTCCTTCAATGATCATGTTAAGTACTATGAAAAGGTATAACtctgttttgttttttttctgTTAATCAAGCATGTGATTATATCATGGTTTTAAACTGTGGTTGCGGTCATGGATGCGGTTGCATTGCGGGTGTTGCAATTGCAATCATTGTGGTTTATGTGAAGCACAGTGTGGCCGTTGCGATTTTAATTGGGAGTTATTTGATTTTACAGTTAAAAAACACTAATGCTAAGATTTTTCATTGCATAAAAAGTATATTGagtttttggattttgaaattgAGTTGAAAATATGAGTGAAATTTGACTTAATGTGAATTCTAATGATGCAGTAGTAGTCTGCAATTTAAAACCATGTCTGATGGTTATAATGAATTTTCTAATAGTGATATCACTTGACATTTTCTGATCTTGTTATAGGTTGTGCGAGATGCGGTGAAGAAGGTTGGAACCGACGAGGACGCACTCACCCGTGTGATTGTGAGCAGGGCTCAACATGATCTGAAAGCCATCTCAGATGTTTATCACAAGAGAAACAGTGTTCCTTTTGAGCATGTTGTGGCTAAGGAAACATCTGGGGATTACAAGAAGCTCCTTCTCACTCTTTTGGGCCAAGAAGATTGAGTTTTTTACCTTTCTCTTTGAGTGTGGTTTTAGTTTTTAGTTTTTGCTTTGTGAGAATTTGAAGTTCTATCTTATTATGTACTGTATTTTGACTTATTATGTgatgtttgatgcttcattttGACATGCTGTATTTTAAGTTTGAACTGTTATTAATAATAATCCATGAGGAACTATctcaaaaataaataaagatGTGTCAATGTATCTAGAAATTGTTAATTCTTAGAATAAGATTAAGGCTAGAAATTGGTAATTCTTAGAATAAGAGTAAGGACTGTGTGCTAGCTCTACAAAATTAAAGAAATCTTGGTTCATTTTGTGAATTCAAGATGTTGAAAATTTAATTTGTAGTTGGAAGAGTCACAAAGTTATCTGTTAATTAAAGATCAAAACTTCAATAACCAAATCAAAATTTGAATGTCATTAGTAGTTGTGCAGAAACATGATATACATGAGTGTAGGTTTCGAACCATCCTATTTGTTCATCTTTCTTTAAAAATAGTGAATTTCAGCTATTAAATTATTTaacatttttttttcaaattttagCTACCAGTCAAAACCGAACCTTGTGTTCTTAGCTCAACTCTAAAATTCCACATAAATTATCTTCACAACTAAATTATTAAGTTATATAAACTATGACATAGTTTTTTTATTTATTGATGTTTCAAACATATGAATTCAAGATGCAAGAAACTCTTGATTCTCCAAATGTAGGAATTTTGGATCAAGATATATGAGGTGAGGTGTGTTGCTTGGCCTTTTCATGTTGGCATAAGCACGTTACAATATTTTATATTTCACCTAGAAAAAATCACCCGAAACAATGTGCTACGTGTCCAAGTGTCTGATGACCATGACATTGTACCAAAACTATACTATAAAAAAAAGGATAAACAAGGAAGGTGTCTCTTCACTTGAGAAAAAAGCAACAGGTGAGAAACCTTTCCCCTAAACAACCAAGTAACTAGACAAAACAAACTTCAAATGACCACTTGTAAGAATCATACAGATTAAATTATATACAAGGATTGATATTTGACTATGACACAGCCTATTAATTAAAAGATTTCTCTTAAGTGAAAAGATAAGAGGCCTATTTGTTTTAACTctaaaaaaattgatttttttttttaattttcaaaaatgaatTTTATGAAACTGTTTttaaaatgtcaaaatatttaatattttttattttttaaattgaaaGACTAATTTTGATTTTCTGTAACATAAACATTTATTATTGAAACTCAAAATATATTCGAAATcgtaattttttttaaaaattgtatttaaaaataaattttataaaaaattatttaaaatagcttctaaatttttattatataatgataaaatatttaattaaCAATCTAATAATAACTAttcaaattaatttttatttgaaactttaaaaaaaaattattttgtttttacATAAAATTATGTTACACTATAAAACTTattataaaaaaatcaaaacaaaagGGCCGTGATTAATAATTGTGAAGGAATCAATTTCTCGTATAAGCATTTTCAAAACAAGTTGAATTTGTTTTTCCGAAACTTATATAGATGTTTTTTCTCCTCAAATAATTATTGAAtcatttgttttatttttgtaatcacaaatatatatatatatatatatatatatatatatatatatatatatatatatatatatatatatattagataGAAATGAATTTGGTAGTGAATTAATATTTGAGAAGGTTTATAAAAAATTTGTTAATGGAATAATAAATTTGATAGTCGAAAATAGATACAAAGctaaattattttttaattagtTGCGAGA includes:
- the LOC127075723 gene encoding annexin-like protein RJ4, with the protein product MATLIAPSNHSPQEDAESLRKAFEGWGTDERTVITILGHRNSHQIQQIRKAYEEIYQEDLIKRLESELKGDFEKAVYRWILEPADRDAVLANVALKSGKNYNVVVEIASILSPEELFNVRRAYIKRYKHSLEEDLATHTSGHLRQLLVGLVTAFRYVGDDVNARLAQSEADILHEAVKEKKGSQEEAVRILTTRSKAQLIATFNRYRETHGTSITKKLLEEGSDDFQKALYTTIRSFNDHVKYYEKVVRDAVKKVGTDEDALTRVIVSRAQHDLKAISDVYHKRNSVPFEHVVAKETSGDYKKLLLTLLGQED